GGACCGCATTTACTGGTCGGCATGATGAACAACAATTGCAGGCCCAGCGACTCTGTCAAATAGTTGATCACCTCGCGTGAGCGGGTTTCATCCATTTTGGAGAACGCCTCGTCGACCAGCACCATACGCAAATGACTGTTGCCTTCGGAGAAGCGGAACGCCGAAGTAATCGCCGCTGCACGAATGATGTACGCGGGCGTTTCCAACTGGCCGCCGCTGCCGGTGCCGTATTCGCTGAGTGCGATCGGTGGTTTGCCGTCCACTTCTTTGTAAATTTCATACCTGCGATAGTTGCGATAATCGGCAATGCGCTCGAGTTCGCCCAGGGCTTTTTGCTCGTCGTCGGACAACAGCATGGCCATCAGCTCATCGCGCACTTTCTGTGATGCCTTGCTGAGTTCCGCATTGAACAGTGTCACCTCATCGCCCAGGGTCGGGTTTTTAATAACATCCTCAAAAAACTTGGCGTAGGTGCGATATTCAGGAATCCATTCGCTATCAAAGCGGAAGGTTTCGCGATCAGCTCCAAAGCGGTGATGCTGCAGTTCCTTGTTGAGCATTTCAATTTGCCGCTGGCCATCGCTGATGGACTGGTAAATGGAATGGCACAAGTTGGTGACGAAGGCGTTGTTGAAGCTGTCCTTGAGTTCTTTCAGCTTGTGGTGCTTTTCAACCAGAATGTTGTTGCGCAGCATGTTGTAGACGCGGTCGATGTCTTTTTGCAAATCGCAAATGCGGCTGAACAACTGGCTGTCGTAGTTGGCGTCCAGACCCTGATAGAAAATCCGGTCGACCGGGCGGCAGTGTTCATTGTGCTGTTGCAGCAGATCGTTCATGCGACGTTCGCTGCTGCGCAGTTGTTTGCTGATGTCTTCGCGCTGTTTTTCGGCAATGCTTGCGTTGATCGAATCGATTTCCAGCTCGGCCTGATCCAGATGATGTTGTACATCAAAATCGGTCCAGACCTTGGCGATGGCGCGCAGGTTTTCAGCGCACTTTTCAACCGCCTGTTCGGTGCTGTCCTGCAGTTGCGAAAGTTGCTTGCAGGTGTCCGTCAGTTTTTTCAGATCGGACTGAAGTTCGCCTTCATGGATGTTGAGCTGATTTTCCTGGGCGCGGAAGGCTTTTTCAGTATCACGCAGCAAGTCCAGTTGGCGTTCCATGTCGGAAAACTCAGTCAAGTCCAGATGGCTTAACCGCGTTTCCAGTTGCTGAGTTTGTTTGTGAACGCCGAGCATGTCGCTGATCAAATCGCTAAAGCGCAGCTCGCGCAGGGATTGCACGGATTTGAGCAAGTCGCTGCTTTGTTGTGCTTCGGCGCTGGTCAGTTGGAACTGACGGTTCAGGTTGGCCAGTTCGGTTTGTTTGGCGAGCAATGCGCGTTGACGTGCGGCGGCACCGAATACCAGTTCGCTGTCGTCAATGTCGCAGCGCCACATGCTGTAGTTGCCCGAACCCACGCCATCGGCGGTGATGCCTCGGCGGGTCTGGCGCAGTTCTTCGGTGTTGTCGACACGTTGCACGCTGCCATAGCTGGCGGTCAAATAATGGCGCGCAGTGGCGTGGCTGAACTCCATGATGTGAATGATGGAATTGCTGTCGAGTTTGATGCGTTGCGCGTCGCTTTGCGCAGTTTGTCCCTGAATGATGCGCGCCCGATTATCGCGGCCACTCATGTTGCGCACGATGCGGGTGGCTTCGGCTTCGTATTCGGCGGCGACGATAATGGAAAAACGCGCATTGCCAAGATAGCCTTCGATGGCGGCCTGCCAGTGGGGTTCGCTGATTTCCACGTGATCGCACAACACGCGAGGATCAGCCTTGGGGCATTGCTGGCGTATCGCGGTTATGGCGCGCTCGACGTAGGCCGGATAACTTACCTTGTGATCCTGCAGGCGTTCGACTTCGTGTTGTTTGCGCGCCAGTTGTGGTTTGAGCTGTTCCAGTTGCTGTTCATTGCGCTGGGCAACGCGCTGCAGTTGCGCCAGCACGCTGTCAGTCCACAACGATGACCACTGGTGATGCAATTGTTGAAGCTGTTGTGCCTGAATGTGCAGTTGATCCAGCGCGCGCAAATCGCCGGTCCAGTCGCGATTGACCAGCGAACGAAAATCCAGTGATTGCCGGGCATCCTGTAAAAGTTGTTTGGACAGTGAGCGGGTTTTGCCGGCATCCAGCGAAGTCAGTTCTGTCAGCAGGTCGCTGTTGTTGAGGGCGTTGTCGGTGCTGCGAACCAGTTGTAATTGTTGTTGCCAGGTATTGTCTTCCTGCAACAATTGTTGCGCCAGACTGATTAATTGTTTTTGCAAATCCTGTTGCTGTTTTTCCAGTTGATCTTTTTCCTGCAGCACACGCACGCCCAGGCGTTTGGCCTCCAGTTCAACCAGTTGCTGGCGCGCCAGTTCGCGCTGTTCGCCGATATGCTGCAACTGTTGCTTGTTTTCCTGCATGGCGCGCATCAGGTCGCGCTGTGCCTGTTTGCTGGTGGTGTATTGCTGCTGGCGCTGACGATGCTGGTGTTGCGCCAGCGTGTAGTCCAGCGTGTTTTGCGCAATCCATTGCTCGATGTAGGTTTGCGAGTGGTGTCGCGTTTGCTGCAGCAAATCGATGGAACCCACCAGACGCGCAGCATCGCGTTCCATGGCATGAATGGTTTTTAACTGGCTGGAAATGGAGTGAATCACTTCATCCAGATTTTTGCGTTCTAGAATTTCTTCGGCGACGAAGTTGTTAATGCTTTGCACCGGCTTGTAGGCCATGAAACGGGAAAACGCCCGGGCCGCCGCCACCGCTTCGTTTTCGCTGACGGCATCGTCGCGGCCACGCAGCATGGCGTACAGGCGACGCAGGTAGGCCTTTTTGGTGTCGTATTTTTCCACATGCGCATTGCCATACTGTTTGATCAGCAGTTTGGGCAGGCGATCAATCGGGGTGACGTATTTGCCGCCAATGTCTTCGCGAACAAAATCGGCCAGACTCAATTGTTCTTCGGGCAGGATCAGGAAAAATAATTCGTCCTGGCGCGCCATGTTCAGGCCGCCGGCCTGATCCAGCCAGGCGCGAATGCAAATGACCGCGGTGAAGGGCGAGGCGCTTTCGCCTTCGGTCGGATGGAATACGCCGGCGAGATAACCGTCGGTGGTGTCGACACGGGCAAAGCTGCCGTCATCACAACCTAAAACGTAGGACGACAAGGTGCGAACTTTTTTGCCGCCGCGACCGCGCTGGGTGGTTTCGTCCTGGCCGGGATTGAACTGAAATAAATTTTCATGCGCGGCGGTCATGATGGTTTGGATCGCATCGGCAGCGGTGGTTTTGCCTGAACCGTTGCCGCCGGACAGCAGGTTCACCGGCCCCATGTCAAATTCCATGTTGGGAATGTTGCCCCAGTTCACATAGATGAATTTTTTAAGAAACATAGTCGCTGTCCAGTTCTTGTTCGGGCAGAGGTTGGTCACTGCTGTGCAGTTGTTGCAGTGCCGCATCGGTGACAAAGCTGACGATCATGGGATGAATTTTTATCCAGGCATCGTGATTGTCGAATTCCATTTCCTGACGATATTCAATCAGACGCAGCCGGCGTAAACGATGGAACAGTTTTTTGCGTTCAGTGACTTTTTCCGGCAGGTTGCGGCCCAGCAGATTTTTCATGGCGATGCTGATGGCTTCCAGCGGTTCGAGCACATAGCCATGATCGTCGACCTGGCCTTCGCGCAGGGCTTTGTCGTACTGGGCGCGCAGCACCAGGATCAATGCCACTTCGTGACCGGCCAAGCGCTGGCGCAAATTGGTGTTGAGGCTGTTGTCGCTGTCTTCGCCGGGCAGCAGCGAGCCGGGTGGATAAACGCGAACAAATTCAAATCGACTGTCGTGGTACAGCTTGATGTCGATGATGGACAGATAGTCGTTGACCAGCGGCGCAATGCGCAGGAAACGATCGTACAGTTGTTGCTCGATTTGATTTTCGTTGCGCACCAGCACGCCGTAGTTGAGCAGGCGAATGATCAGTTCCTTGAACTCGCCAAGGCTTAGATTGGCTTTTTCCAGTGCGATTTGCAGTTGTTCGGTAATCATGCTCGGGCTCAGGTTGGGCTGTGTTGCAGCTCGATGGTGAAATCATCCATGCGGCTGAAAAATTCATTGCTGACTTGTTCGCCAGTGAATTGCAGTTTGAAACGGAATTCACTCGACAGGTGATTGCTGGCGGCGACTTCGATGGCATGCGCCAGCATCAGCAATTCGTTGGCATTGTTGATCGGCAATTGGCTGCTGCGAATGACCTGCTGGTTTTGCAGCGCCTGGAAAATGTAATTTCGCAGTTGCTGCGAGTTAAAGCTGAACGCCTGATCGATGACTTGCTGCAAATACAGATTGCGTCGCGCATCCTGATCAATCTGGCCGTGATCTTCGCTGTCGGTATTGAGTCGGCGTTCCATTTTTCGATCGGGCAGACGCAGGCTGTCGGGATCGACAAAACCCAATTGGAATTCGGCCAGCAAGTCGCCCACCTGTTGCAGGCGCTGATCCTGTTCGGTTTCGCTGAGTTGCGCCAGTTGCTGGCACAGCGGCAGCAATTCGCTTTGCGCACCGCCGCTGTTGAAACTGAGTTGGCGAATGATGATGTCGGCGCGGCGGGTGAAACCATGCAGCGCATGGCGCAGTGCCGGCAACATGATTTCGGCGGCGCGATGCAGGCGCTGGTCGATGTTGTCGAGAATTTTCAGATAAATCGACTGGCGCGGATCATCCAGTAATTCGGGGGCCAGTTTGCGCAGCTCGCGTTCGGCGTCGGCTTTGAATTCGCTGCGTTTGCGTCGCGCCTTGTTGGTCAGGTCGGTGATCTGGTCGCGATATTTTTCGACGCTGTCGGCGGATAAACGCACCGCCAAATCCGGCATGAAGCGATTTTCCATGAACTGGAAAAATTCATCGCTGGCACTTTGGATCAGTTGCTGGGCTTCGACTTCTTTGACCAGTTGGCGTTTGCGTTCGTCGAGTTCGGCAATAACGTCAGTGAAGTCGCTGATGATGCGTTCGGAATATTCAAACGCGTCGAGTAAATCGTAGGCTTCGCCCTTGTCGAGAAAACTTTGCAGCGAATTGCGCGTATTGCGGGTGTTGCGATGCCGGGTGCGAAAGCGTGCGCCGCTGGTTTCCAGCATGGGCTGGGTGAACAGGCGACCGAAGCGGCTGAAGGCGTAACTGCTGCTCAGGCTGGCTTCGTCGATCTGGCGTTCCAGCCAGCCGTATTCCAGCAACAGGTTGAGTATCCAGCCGGAGTGTTCGCGCGGGGTGCGGGCGGGGCTGGCGTCTTCGCCGTCGTCGTCCAGGATGGGGCTGCGGGCGATGGCTTCCTGAAACAGTTCGATGATCTGGTCGCGGTCAAAGCTGCGGCTGTATTCGGCCAGCGAGCTGTAGCAACGGGCGTAGAGCAGCTTCAGGCAGTCCATGACCTGCTCGCGGTATTTGCCGTTGAGGGGGCGGAAAAAGTGATTACGCTGCTGCTGGAAGAAACTGCTCATGGGGCGCAATGATAGCCCGTTTGGCGGTCGGAGGCATCAGTCTTTATGGGTGTGAGTGAGTACTTGCAATCGTTTGCTTGAAAAATGATCGCTGCTGGCGGTGTGGGCGTCGGCTCGCATTTTGCTGTGCTGTTGTTAGACCTACAACCTGGCCACAATAAAGCTAACTATATGGATAACAGAGAAGTTTTTGTCGTTTGTCTGGGCAAGCAGTTCGCCTTTGCGCAGATGCAGCAGCAGTTGCTCTCCCAATACCGCTCGGCCCTGTATCGCAACGTGCTGTACCTGGAATGGCGCGATGGCGAAGTGTTTGTCTTCGATTACGGCGTGGCGGTGTTCTGGGGACTGAGTTACGACGAGCGTGCCGCAGTGCAGGATAAGCTGCTGGATTATGCCCAGGAGCCGTTGTCGCAGCCGGTAGAGGACTCGTTTGAGTACGAGCTGGGCTGTGGCGATACCAGTCTGCGCAATGACCTGATCAGGGTGGAAGACGACGAGCTGATGAGTCGACTGGCGATTTCCCACGGCCTGGCGCAGTCGGTCAAGCTGGGCCAGTTTGAGTCCGAAGTGCAGCAAACCATTCAGCAGACCGAGCACATTCCGGCCAACATTGCCCGGGTGGGGGACACGCAGATGAATCGCGGCGATATCGCCAAGATGCGTGGCCGGCTGTTTATGACCAAGAGCAATATTGTGCTGCAGTACGATTTGCTGGACGTGCCCGACTTCTTTTGGGAATACCCCGAGTTGCAACACCTCTATGACAAAGTGGTGCTCTATCTGGAGCTGAGACAGCGGCTGGATGTGCTCAACAAGCGACTGGAAACTATCCACGA
This portion of the Gammaproteobacteria bacterium genome encodes:
- a CDS encoding RMD1 family protein, with the translated sequence MDNREVFVVCLGKQFAFAQMQQQLLSQYRSALYRNVLYLEWRDGEVFVFDYGVAVFWGLSYDERAAVQDKLLDYAQEPLSQPVEDSFEYELGCGDTSLRNDLIRVEDDELMSRLAISHGLAQSVKLGQFESEVQQTIQQTEHIPANIARVGDTQMNRGDIAKMRGRLFMTKSNIVLQYDLLDVPDFFWEYPELQHLYDKVVLYLELRQRLDVLNKRLETIHELFEMMADEQKHKHSAMLEWIIIWLIAIDIVLIMLHDIFKLF
- a CDS encoding DUF5716 family protein; this translates as MSSFFQQQRNHFFRPLNGKYREQVMDCLKLLYARCYSSLAEYSRSFDRDQIIELFQEAIARSPILDDDGEDASPARTPREHSGWILNLLLEYGWLERQIDEASLSSSYAFSRFGRLFTQPMLETSGARFRTRHRNTRNTRNSLQSFLDKGEAYDLLDAFEYSERIISDFTDVIAELDERKRQLVKEVEAQQLIQSASDEFFQFMENRFMPDLAVRLSADSVEKYRDQITDLTNKARRKRSEFKADAERELRKLAPELLDDPRQSIYLKILDNIDQRLHRAAEIMLPALRHALHGFTRRADIIIRQLSFNSGGAQSELLPLCQQLAQLSETEQDQRLQQVGDLLAEFQLGFVDPDSLRLPDRKMERRLNTDSEDHGQIDQDARRNLYLQQVIDQAFSFNSQQLRNYIFQALQNQQVIRSSQLPINNANELLMLAHAIEVAASNHLSSEFRFKLQFTGEQVSNEFFSRMDDFTIELQHSPT
- a CDS encoding DUF4194 domain-containing protein gives rise to the protein MITEQLQIALEKANLSLGEFKELIIRLLNYGVLVRNENQIEQQLYDRFLRIAPLVNDYLSIIDIKLYHDSRFEFVRVYPPGSLLPGEDSDNSLNTNLRQRLAGHEVALILVLRAQYDKALREGQVDDHGYVLEPLEAISIAMKNLLGRNLPEKVTERKKLFHRLRRLRLIEYRQEMEFDNHDAWIKIHPMIVSFVTDAALQQLHSSDQPLPEQELDSDYVS